A portion of the Permianibacter fluminis genome contains these proteins:
- a CDS encoding lysophospholipid acyltransferase family protein, producing the protein MMFALMLAVVLLLIVLTIWAGLRANEADWGRWWVNAIDGLARRYVRRFHRLSGARLHLPDGGVLVAANHVSGLDPLLLVAASRRPLRFLIAEEEYNRFGLRWLFRAAGCIPVDRGGRTDAAFRAAVRALKAGEVVALFPHGRIHLDAQPESRVKPGVLRLAQLANCPIVPARLEGIAGPGTVFTCLFLRSHATLTDFPMLTAEHAHGPDMRQQLGELLLGRRTALEIAES; encoded by the coding sequence ATGATGTTCGCGTTGATGCTGGCAGTGGTGCTGCTGCTGATCGTGCTGACCATTTGGGCCGGCCTGCGCGCTAATGAAGCCGATTGGGGTCGCTGGTGGGTCAATGCCATCGATGGCTTGGCCCGGCGTTACGTCCGGCGTTTTCATCGCTTGAGCGGTGCCCGGCTGCATTTGCCGGACGGCGGGGTCTTGGTCGCCGCCAATCATGTCTCCGGTTTGGATCCCTTGTTGCTGGTGGCCGCTTCACGGCGTCCGCTGCGTTTTTTGATCGCGGAAGAAGAATACAATCGGTTCGGTTTGCGCTGGTTGTTTCGCGCCGCGGGCTGCATTCCGGTAGACCGCGGTGGTCGCACCGATGCGGCATTTCGTGCGGCGGTGCGGGCGTTGAAAGCCGGTGAAGTGGTGGCACTGTTTCCACACGGCCGCATTCATCTGGATGCGCAGCCTGAATCACGGGTCAAGCCCGGTGTGCTGCGTCTGGCCCAGCTGGCCAATTGCCCGATTGTGCCGGCGCGGCTGGAAGGCATTGCCGGGCCGGGAACGGTATTCACTTGTCTGTTTTTGCGTAGCCACGCCACGCTGACCGATTTTCCCATGCTGACCGCCGAGCATGCGCACGGTCCTGATATGCGTCAACAATTGGGCGAGTTGCTGCTGGGACGCCGTACGGCACTTGAAATCGCCGAATCCTGA
- the pgeF gene encoding peptidoglycan editing factor PgeF: protein MTTESASLELIRPDWPAPASVQAFASTRCGGVSTGAYAGLNLGAHTGDNPAAVASNRALLRQRLALQNQPHWLNQVHGVAVAELTAELATEKRTETIATVPVTADASVSRAVDTVCAVLTADCLPVLFCDRAGQWVGAAHAGWRGLCAGVLEQTLAHYHGARSELMAWLGPAIGPTAFEVGPEVRAEFVRHDAAAASAFRAGAADRWYADLYALARQRLQAAGVNAIFGGGFCTFSEPQRFYSYRRDQQTGRQATLIWRSAA from the coding sequence ATGACTACTGAGTCAGCGTCGCTTGAGCTGATTCGCCCTGACTGGCCGGCACCGGCATCCGTTCAGGCATTTGCCAGCACCCGCTGCGGCGGCGTCAGTACCGGCGCCTATGCCGGGCTCAATCTGGGTGCCCATACCGGCGACAATCCGGCGGCGGTAGCCAGCAATCGCGCGCTGCTACGCCAGCGGCTGGCATTGCAGAATCAGCCGCACTGGCTGAATCAGGTGCATGGCGTCGCGGTGGCAGAACTGACGGCAGAATTGGCGACAGAAAAGCGCACCGAAACGATCGCCACTGTTCCCGTCACCGCCGATGCCAGTGTCAGCCGTGCCGTCGATACTGTCTGCGCCGTGCTGACCGCCGACTGCCTGCCGGTTCTGTTTTGTGATCGCGCCGGCCAGTGGGTCGGCGCCGCCCATGCCGGTTGGCGCGGGCTCTGTGCCGGCGTGCTGGAACAGACGCTGGCGCATTATCACGGCGCCCGTAGCGAGCTGATGGCTTGGCTCGGCCCTGCCATTGGCCCGACCGCGTTCGAAGTGGGGCCGGAAGTGCGAGCCGAATTTGTCCGGCACGATGCTGCAGCGGCCAGTGCCTTTCGTGCTGGCGCAGCCGATCGCTGGTATGCCGATTTGTACGCGCTGGCGCGTCAGCGTTTGCAGGCTGCTGGCGTGAATGCCATTTTTGGTGGCGGTTTCTGCACCTTTAGCGAACCGCAGCGGTTTTATTCTTATCGCCGTGATCAGCAGACGGGTCGGCAGGCAACGTTGATTTGGCGGAGTGCAGCATGA
- the rluD gene encoding 23S rRNA pseudouridine(1911/1915/1917) synthase RluD yields MNSVVIGPDSEPVRREAIVPEQAFGSRLDVVLADLFSEYSRVRLQGWIKDGCVKVNGVVVDRAREKLMGGEQLLLEASIPVQSENIAEDIPLDIVYEDDALLVVNKQAGLVVHPAPGHASGTLVNALLHHAPELKMLPRAGIVHRLDKDTSGLLVIARSPDTHLALVQQLGKRAFLREYDAIVHGTVVAGGTVDAAIGRDPTDRQQMAVVEETGRNAVTHYRVVERFRAHTHIKCRLETGRTHQIRVHMMHAGFPLLGDPVYGGRRRALAEASPELAETMKNFRRQALHAAKLGLSHPVTGELMHWQAPMPADLEHLLELLRKDRVSNDY; encoded by the coding sequence CCATTGTCCCGGAACAGGCGTTCGGGAGTCGGTTGGACGTCGTTCTGGCGGATTTGTTCAGTGAATATTCGCGGGTGCGGCTACAAGGCTGGATCAAGGATGGCTGCGTCAAGGTCAATGGCGTGGTGGTTGACCGGGCCCGGGAAAAGCTGATGGGCGGCGAACAATTGCTGCTGGAAGCCTCGATTCCGGTGCAAAGCGAAAATATCGCCGAAGACATTCCGCTCGATATCGTTTACGAAGACGACGCGCTGCTGGTGGTCAATAAACAGGCAGGTCTGGTCGTGCATCCGGCGCCGGGCCACGCCAGCGGCACCCTGGTCAATGCGCTGCTGCATCACGCGCCGGAACTGAAAATGTTGCCGCGCGCCGGCATCGTGCACCGGCTCGACAAGGACACCTCCGGTTTGCTGGTTATTGCCCGGTCGCCGGATACCCATCTGGCGCTGGTTCAGCAACTCGGCAAGCGCGCTTTTCTGCGTGAATACGATGCCATCGTTCATGGTACGGTCGTCGCGGGCGGCACGGTGGATGCGGCGATTGGCCGCGATCCGACTGATCGCCAGCAAATGGCCGTGGTCGAAGAAACCGGCCGCAACGCCGTGACCCATTACCGGGTGGTCGAACGCTTCCGCGCCCATACCCATATCAAATGCCGGCTGGAAACGGGCCGGACCCACCAGATCCGGGTGCACATGATGCACGCCGGTTTTCCGCTGCTGGGTGATCCGGTCTATGGCGGCCGTCGCCGGGCGCTGGCCGAAGCCAGCCCGGAACTGGCCGAGACCATGAAGAATTTCCGCCGGCAGGCACTGCATGCCGCCAAGCTCGGTTTGAGCCATCCGGTCACCGGTGAGCTGATGCATTGGCAGGCGCCGATGCCGGCCGATCTGGAGCATTTGCTGGAATTGCTGCGCAAGGACCGGGTCAGCAATGACTACTGA